The following nucleotide sequence is from Streptomyces sp. HUAS CB01.
CAGTTCATGGACCAGAACAACCCGCTGTCGGGCCTGACCCACAAGCGCCGTCTGTCGGCGCTGGGCCCCGGCGGTCTGTCCCGTGAGCGGGCGGGCTTCGAGGTCCGAGACGTGCACCCGTCCCACTACGGACGCATGTGCCCGATCGAGACCCCCGAAGGCCCGAACATCGGTCTGATCGGTTCGCTCGCCTCGTACGGCCGCGTCAACGCGTTCGGCTTCGTCGAGACGCCGTACCGCAAGGTCGAGGGCGGCCAGGTCACCGACGAGGTGGACTACCTGACCGCCGACGAGGAGGACCGCTTCGTCATCGCGCAGGCCAACGCCGCGCTCAACGACGACCTGCGCTTCTCCGAGGCCCGCGTGCTCGTCCGCCGCCGTGGCGGCGAGGTCGACTACGTGTCGCCCGAGGACGTGGACTACATGGACGTCTCGCCGCGCCAGATGGTGTCGGTGGCGACCGCCATGATCCCGTTCCTCGAGCACGACGACGCCAACCGCGCCCTCATGGGCGCGAACATGATGCGCCAGGCCGTCCCGCTCATCAAGGCGGAGGCCCCGCTCGTCGGCACCGGCATGGAGTACCGCTGTGCCACCGACGCCGGCGACGTCATCAAGGCGGAGAAGGACGGTGTGATCCAGGAGGTCTCGGCCGACTACATCACCGTCACCAACGACGACGGCACGTACACCACGTACCGCATCGCGAAGTTCTCCCGCTCCAACCAGGGCACCTCGGTCAACCAGAAGGTCGTCGTCTCCGAGGGCGACCGGGTCATCGAGGGCCAGGTCCTCGCCGACGGGCCGGCCACCGAGAACGGTGAGATGGCGCTCGGCAAGAACCTGCTCGTGGCGTTCATGCCGTGGGAGGGTCACAACTACGAGGACGCGATCATCCTGTCGCAGCGCCTCGTGCAGGACGACGTCCTCTCCTCGATCCACATCGAGGAGCACGAGGTCGACGCCCGTGACACCAAGCTCGGCCCGGAGGAGATCACCCGGGACATCCCGAACGTCTCCGAGGAGGTCCTCGCCGACCTCGACGAGCGCGGCATCATCCGGATCGGTGCCGAGGTCGTCGCCGGCGACATCCTGGTCGGCAAGGTCACCCCGAAGGGCGAGACCGAGCTGACCCCGGAGGAGCGCCTGCTCCGCGCGATCTTCGGTGAGAAGGCCCGTGAGGTCCGTGACACCTCGCTGAAGGTGCCGCACGGCGAGACCGGCAAGGTCATCGGCGTCCGCGTCTTCGACCGCGAGGAGGGCGACGAGCTTCCCCCCGGTGTGAACCAGCTGGTGCGCGTGTACGTCGCGCAGAAGCGCAAGATCACCGACGGTGACAAGCTCGCCGGCCGTCACGGCAACAAGGGCGTCATCTCCAAGATCCTGCCGATCGAGGACATGCCGTTCCTGGAGGACGGCACCCCGGTCGACATCATCCTGAACCCGCTCGGCGTCCCGTCCCGAATGAACCCGGGACAGGTCCTGGAGATCCACCTCGGCTGGCTCGCCAGCCAGGGCTGGGACGTCTCCGGTCTCGCCGACGAGTGGGCCCAGCGCCTGCAGGCCATCGGTGCCGACCAGGTCGCCCCCCGCACCAACGTCGCCACCCCGGTCTTCGACGGTGCCCGTGAGGACGAGCTGGCGGGTCTGCTGGAGCACACGATCCCGAACCGCGACGGCGACCGCATGGTCCTCCCGTCCGGCAAGGCGCGCCTGTTCGACGGCCGCTCCGGTGAGCCGTTCCCGGACCCGATCTCGGTCGGGTACATGTACATCCTCAAGCTGCACCACCTGGTCGACGACAAGCTGCACGCGCGCTCGACCGGTCCGTACTCGATGATCACCCAGCAGCCGCTGGGTGGTAAGGCTCAGTTCGGTGGCCAGCGGTTCGGTGAGATGGAGGTGTGGGCGCTCGAGGCATACGGCGCCGCATACGCCCTCCAGGAGCTGCTGACC
It contains:
- the rpoB gene encoding DNA-directed RNA polymerase subunit beta translates to MAASRNASTANTNNGASTAPLRISFAKIKEPLEVPNLLALQTESFDWLLGNAAWKARVEAALESGQDVPTKSGLEEIFEEISPIEDFSGSMSLTFRDHRFEPPKNSIDECKERDFTYAAPLFVTAEFTNNETGEIKSQTVFMGDFPLMTNKGTFVINGTERVVVSQLVRSPGVYFDSSIDKTSDKDIFSAKIIPSRGAWLEMEIDKRDMVGVRIDRKRKQSVTVLLKALGWTTEQILEEFGEYESMRATLEKDHTQGQDDALLDIYRKLRPGEPPTREAAQTLLENLYFNPKRYDLAKVGRYKVNKKLGADEPLDAGVLTTDDVIATIKYLVKLHAGETETVGESGTQIVVETDDIDHFGNRRLRNVGELIQNQVRTGLARMERVVRERMTTQDVEAITPQTLINIRPVVASIKEFFGTSQLSQFMDQNNPLSGLTHKRRLSALGPGGLSRERAGFEVRDVHPSHYGRMCPIETPEGPNIGLIGSLASYGRVNAFGFVETPYRKVEGGQVTDEVDYLTADEEDRFVIAQANAALNDDLRFSEARVLVRRRGGEVDYVSPEDVDYMDVSPRQMVSVATAMIPFLEHDDANRALMGANMMRQAVPLIKAEAPLVGTGMEYRCATDAGDVIKAEKDGVIQEVSADYITVTNDDGTYTTYRIAKFSRSNQGTSVNQKVVVSEGDRVIEGQVLADGPATENGEMALGKNLLVAFMPWEGHNYEDAIILSQRLVQDDVLSSIHIEEHEVDARDTKLGPEEITRDIPNVSEEVLADLDERGIIRIGAEVVAGDILVGKVTPKGETELTPEERLLRAIFGEKAREVRDTSLKVPHGETGKVIGVRVFDREEGDELPPGVNQLVRVYVAQKRKITDGDKLAGRHGNKGVISKILPIEDMPFLEDGTPVDIILNPLGVPSRMNPGQVLEIHLGWLASQGWDVSGLADEWAQRLQAIGADQVAPRTNVATPVFDGAREDELAGLLEHTIPNRDGDRMVLPSGKARLFDGRSGEPFPDPISVGYMYILKLHHLVDDKLHARSTGPYSMITQQPLGGKAQFGGQRFGEMEVWALEAYGAAYALQELLTIKSDDVTGRVKVYEAIVKGENIPEPGIPESFKVLIKEMQSLCLNVEVLSSDGMSIEMRDTDEDVFRAAEELGIDLSRREPSSVEEV